Proteins from a genomic interval of Capsicum annuum cultivar UCD-10X-F1 chromosome 4, UCD10Xv1.1, whole genome shotgun sequence:
- the LOC107867466 gene encoding LOW QUALITY PROTEIN: protein PHOSPHATE-INDUCED 1 (The sequence of the model RefSeq protein was modified relative to this genomic sequence to represent the inferred CDS: inserted 1 base in 1 codon) → MSSSNSWKSTHFILSLCVLISFIDACFASRKLTALVQDPQMQLLKYHKGALLSGKNNVNLIWYGKFKPSQRAIVSDFITSLSTSTPSNAHPSVAXWWKTTEKYYHLANSKNTLSLSLGKQVLLENYSLGKSLTQKQIVQLASKGEQRNAINVVLTASDVAVDGFCVNRCGTHGSSKGAVIKGKTYKFAYIWVGNSETLCPGYCAWPFHQPIYGPQSAPLGAPNNDVGVDGMVINLASLLAGTATNPFGNGYYQGEADAPLEAASACPGVYAKGAFPGYAGDLLVDKTTGASYNAHGTNGRKYLVPALYDPSTSSCSTLV, encoded by the exons ATGTCTTCTTCAAATAGTTGGAAATCGACTCATTTCATTTTATCACTTTGTGTATTGATTTCTTTTATCGATGCATGTTTTGCTTCGAGAAAACTCACTGCTTTAGTCCAAGACCCACAGATGCAGCTCTTAAAGTACCACAAAGGTGCACTTCTTTCTGGCAAAAATAATGTTAATCTGATTTGGTATGGTAAATTCAAGCCATCCCAAAGAGCTATTGTATCCGATTTCATCACCTCCCTTTCTACTTCGACTCCGTCTAATGCCCATCCTTCTGTTG AATGGTGGAAGACCACTGAAAAATACTACCATCTTGCCAACTCTAAGAACACCCTTTCCCTCTCTTTGGGCAAACAAGTGCTCCTAGAAAATTATTCCCTAGGAAAATCATTGACTCAGAAGCAAATCGTTCAATTGGCATCAAAGGGTGAACAAAGAAATGCTATTAACGTTGTATTGACAGCTTCCGATGTTGCTGTTGATGGGTTCTGCGTCAATCGTTGTGGAACTCATGGGTCGTCTAAAGGTGCTGTTATTAAGGGCAAGACTTACAAATTTGCTTATATTTGGGTTGGTAACTCAGAGACCCTATGTCCTGGCTACTGCGCCTGGCCATTCCACCAGCCCATCTACGGACCACAGAGCGCACCACTGGGTGCGCCAAACAATGATGTGGGTGTTGATGGTATGGTGATCAATTTGGCTAGCTTATTAGCTGGAACTGCCACGAACCCATTTGGAAATGGGTACTACCAGGGCGAAGCAGACGCGCCATTGGAGGCTGCATCTGCTTGCCCCGGTGTCTATGCCAAGGGCGCTTTCCCCGGCTACGccggagatttattggtggacaAGACTACAGGTGCAAGCTACAATGCACACGGTACCAACGGAAGAAAGTACTTGGTTCCAGCTTTATATGATCCTTCAACATCTTCATGCTCCACTTTGGTCTAG